The following proteins come from a genomic window of Geomonas sp. RF6:
- a CDS encoding tetratricopeptide repeat protein — protein MKRPWVTLLFVAMVPATQAFPGVGQASHPVLQQEEYWDASDWYLSGLALNSAGMYPEAAEAFRMALSIEPRNPLCWLNFGTDLALAGDYPGAIHALERSLKLSPDLSLGYSNLGEVYFRAGQFRRSIETFGTLLELQPQDANARYKRGLAFLLLGERTSALTEYALLRDVDPILAGRLLKAIDHKE, from the coding sequence ATGAAACGTCCGTGGGTGACGCTCCTTTTTGTCGCCATGGTCCCGGCCACGCAAGCGTTTCCGGGAGTGGGCCAGGCGAGCCATCCTGTCCTGCAGCAAGAGGAGTACTGGGATGCCTCCGACTGGTATCTCTCCGGGCTTGCGCTGAACAGTGCAGGGATGTACCCGGAAGCCGCCGAGGCCTTCCGCATGGCCCTTTCGATAGAACCTCGCAACCCGCTTTGCTGGCTCAATTTCGGAACCGACCTCGCGCTGGCGGGAGATTACCCCGGCGCCATCCACGCACTGGAGCGCTCCCTGAAGCTCAGCCCGGACCTGAGCCTCGGGTACTCGAACCTCGGCGAGGTGTATTTCCGGGCGGGACAGTTCAGGCGCTCCATCGAGACCTTCGGCACCCTGCTCGAGCTGCAGCCTCAGGATGCCAACGCGCGCTACAAGCGGGGCCTCGCCTTCCTCCTTCTCGGAGAGAGGACGAGCGCGCTCACCGAGTACGCCCTGCTGCGCGACGTCGACCCGATCCTCGCCGGACGCCTGCTGAAGGCCATCGACCACAAGGAGTAG
- the rfbB gene encoding dTDP-glucose 4,6-dehydratase, giving the protein MNILVTGGCGFIGSNFVRLLLESDRSFRLVNLDKLTYAGNLGNLADLSGDPRYRFVKGDICDREVVDRIIAEESIDRIVHFAAESHVDRSIDGPAEFVRTNVVGTFTLLEAARSAWLGGGKDAGERRFLHVSTDEVYGSLGETGYFTETTPYDPRSPYSASKASSDHLVSAYCHTYALPVLITNCSNNYGPHHFPEKLIPLIILNALKGQELPVYGDGSNVRDWLYVADHCRAILTVLERGVVGETYNIGGNSEKRNLEVVETVCDILDEVAPPLSGNAPRRSLIRFVKDRPGHDQRYAIDAGKIRNDLGWTPEVTFEEGIRRTIDWYLANPEWSAAILSGSYQDYYSSMYSERLQERGGESAAPAG; this is encoded by the coding sequence ATGAATATCCTGGTAACCGGTGGCTGCGGCTTCATCGGCTCGAACTTCGTCCGCCTCTTGCTGGAAAGCGACCGGTCCTTCCGCCTTGTCAATCTGGACAAACTCACCTACGCCGGAAACCTCGGCAATCTCGCCGACCTCTCCGGCGACCCCCGCTACCGCTTCGTGAAGGGCGATATCTGCGACAGGGAAGTGGTCGACCGGATCATCGCAGAAGAGTCGATCGACAGGATCGTGCACTTTGCCGCCGAATCGCATGTGGACCGTTCCATCGACGGTCCCGCCGAGTTTGTGCGCACAAACGTGGTCGGCACCTTCACCCTCCTCGAGGCGGCCCGCAGCGCGTGGCTTGGCGGCGGGAAGGACGCCGGGGAGCGCCGCTTCCTGCACGTCTCCACCGACGAGGTCTACGGCTCCCTCGGGGAGACCGGGTATTTCACCGAGACCACCCCCTACGATCCGAGATCCCCTTACTCCGCCAGCAAGGCGTCCTCGGACCACCTGGTGAGCGCCTACTGCCATACCTACGCCCTTCCGGTCCTGATCACCAACTGCTCCAACAATTATGGGCCGCACCACTTCCCTGAGAAGCTCATCCCCCTCATCATCCTCAATGCCCTGAAGGGGCAGGAACTTCCCGTCTACGGCGACGGCAGCAACGTGCGCGACTGGCTCTACGTCGCCGATCACTGCCGCGCCATCCTCACGGTGCTGGAGCGCGGTGTCGTCGGCGAGACGTACAACATTGGCGGGAACAGCGAGAAACGGAATCTGGAGGTCGTCGAGACGGTGTGCGACATCCTGGACGAGGTCGCCCCCCCGCTGTCGGGAAACGCGCCGCGCCGCTCCCTGATCCGCTTCGTGAAGGACCGCCCCGGGCATGACCAGCGCTATGCCATCGACGCCGGTAAGATCCGGAACGATCTCGGGTGGACCCCTGAGGTGACCTTCGAGGAGGGGATCAGGCGCACCATCGACTGGTACCTCGCCAACCCCGAGTGGAGTGCCGCGATACTGAGCGGCAGCTACCAGGACTACTACAGCTCCATGTACAGCGAGCGGCTGCAGGAGAGGGGAGGGGAGTCAGCTGCGCCGGCGGGGTGA
- the rfbC gene encoding dTDP-4-dehydrorhamnose 3,5-epimerase, with translation MKVIATDIPDVLIVEPRVFGDERGYFYESFNQRTWEELTGLKTDFVQDNHSRSTKNVLRGLHYQIEHSQGKLVRATLGEVYDVAVDIRRSSPTFGKWVGVVLSAENKRQLWVPQGFAHGFVVLSDVAEFLYKTTDYWFVEHERTIIWNDPELGIEWPLAGEPVLAKKDAAGLPFRAAETYP, from the coding sequence ATGAAAGTTATAGCCACAGATATTCCCGACGTCCTGATCGTGGAGCCGCGAGTCTTCGGCGACGAGCGCGGCTATTTTTATGAGAGCTTCAACCAGCGTACCTGGGAGGAGCTGACCGGGCTGAAAACGGACTTCGTGCAGGACAACCATTCCCGCTCCACCAAAAACGTGCTGCGCGGCCTGCATTACCAGATCGAGCACTCCCAGGGGAAGCTCGTGCGCGCCACCCTCGGAGAGGTGTACGACGTGGCCGTCGATATCCGCCGCAGCTCCCCCACCTTCGGGAAGTGGGTGGGGGTGGTTCTCTCCGCCGAAAACAAGCGGCAGCTCTGGGTGCCACAGGGGTTCGCCCACGGATTCGTGGTACTTTCCGACGTCGCGGAGTTCCTTTACAAGACCACCGACTACTGGTTCGTGGAGCACGAGCGGACGATCATCTGGAACGACCCGGAGCTGGGGATCGAATGGCCCCTGGCGGGGGAGCCCGTTCTTGCGAAGAAGGACGCTGCCGGTCTCCCCTTCCGTGCTGCGGAGACTTACCCCTGA
- a CDS encoding sugar nucleotidyltransferase — protein sequence MKIILPVAGKGTRLRPHTHTKAKSLVRVAGKTVLEHIVSRLLPLEPEELIFIVDENGSQISDFMEEKFSAATCRYVVQQERKGPAHAVHLAAPFVAPGDDLLVVFNDTIFVADLTLIPSLCRDCDGLIYSKEVEDYQRFGVNVLQEEFIVNMVEKPETPVSRLAQVGLYYLKDAASFMAFLAETIAAGDMVKGEFYLPSVFMRMIGAGRKFRAPEIDAWLDCGKPETLLETNRYLLAGWHSSEGEVVNSVLIEPVHVEKGAVVRDSIIGPHVSIAAGSVVEHSIIRESIVNSNSEVRNMVLHDSILGDAIQLTGSSRRLNVGDHSIIDMHG from the coding sequence ATGAAGATCATTCTGCCGGTCGCCGGCAAAGGCACCAGGCTTCGCCCCCACACCCACACGAAAGCAAAGTCGCTGGTCCGCGTCGCAGGAAAGACGGTACTGGAACACATCGTCAGCCGCCTCCTGCCGCTGGAGCCGGAAGAGCTCATCTTCATCGTCGACGAGAACGGCAGCCAGATAAGCGATTTCATGGAGGAGAAGTTTTCCGCCGCCACCTGCCGCTACGTGGTTCAGCAAGAACGGAAGGGACCGGCCCACGCGGTGCATCTGGCCGCTCCCTTCGTCGCCCCCGGGGATGATCTTCTGGTCGTCTTCAACGACACCATCTTCGTCGCCGACCTTACCCTCATACCCTCCCTCTGCCGCGACTGCGACGGCCTGATATATTCGAAGGAGGTCGAGGACTACCAGCGTTTCGGCGTGAACGTGCTGCAGGAGGAGTTCATCGTCAACATGGTGGAGAAGCCGGAAACCCCCGTTTCGCGCCTTGCCCAGGTCGGCCTCTACTATCTGAAGGACGCCGCCTCCTTCATGGCTTTCCTTGCCGAGACAATCGCCGCGGGGGACATGGTGAAGGGGGAATTCTACCTCCCCTCCGTGTTCATGCGCATGATCGGCGCCGGGAGGAAGTTCAGGGCACCGGAGATCGATGCCTGGCTCGACTGCGGAAAACCGGAGACGCTCCTGGAGACGAACCGTTATCTCCTCGCAGGGTGGCACAGCTCCGAGGGGGAGGTGGTGAACTCCGTCCTCATCGAGCCGGTGCACGTGGAGAAGGGTGCGGTGGTACGCGATAGCATCATCGGGCCGCACGTCTCCATCGCGGCGGGAAGCGTCGTGGAGCACTCCATCATCCGGGAGTCGATCGTCAACAGCAACAGCGAGGTGCGCAACATGGTGCTGCACGATTCCATCCTCGGGGATGCAATCCAGCTTACCGGCTCCTCTCGCCGCCTCAATGTCGGGGACCACTCCATCATCGACATGCACGGCTAA
- a CDS encoding response regulator: MGVALKDIRILVVDDELFFRRVLTDMLTKMGFTVVAEAADGNEAVAKFRQFRPHVTIMDIYMPEKNGIEATREMIALNRNAAVLVCSASDFDSDTQAAIDVGARGTLMKPFAPKEVYQGIVKALTTKRESPSG, encoded by the coding sequence ATGGGTGTGGCGCTAAAGGATATACGGATACTTGTTGTAGATGACGAGCTCTTCTTCCGTCGGGTTCTCACCGACATGCTCACGAAGATGGGATTCACCGTCGTTGCGGAGGCTGCGGACGGCAACGAGGCAGTGGCAAAATTTCGCCAGTTTCGCCCGCACGTGACGATCATGGACATATATATGCCGGAGAAGAACGGGATCGAGGCGACGAGGGAGATGATCGCCCTGAACAGGAACGCCGCAGTCCTCGTATGCAGCGCCTCAGATTTCGACAGCGATACCCAGGCGGCCATCGACGTCGGTGCCAGGGGAACACTCATGAAGCCGTTCGCGCCGAAGGAAGTGTACCAGGGGATCGTAAAGGCACTCACCACGAAGAGGGAGTCCCCCTCGGGGTAG